From the Bacillota bacterium genome, one window contains:
- a CDS encoding DUF58 domain-containing protein translates to MQDRKGLTSKYLAYITLAGVSILACVVTGRLEFVLVGLPFVVALGLRVLERMEPDYSVELEPVRSRWFEGETAIVRARVSTRTHLPLLEVNHVVLHGADEPRTAERIVVSMNTGDVRDLTFEMALPSRGAYILGQLECRVLSGAGLVWSGYRSVPGTQIFVYPEVREVRFSRGSARRTRLYNGDYTSRTPGEGIDLSGVREYASGDATRQVNWRVSSRWASLFVNERLQERNMDVVILVDSLRDVGPAAYTALDSAARAAASIALHYLKRKDRVGFIEYGGTMAWTTPQAGKRQFYVILERLARMRVFESYAFREIGAIPKRVLPPGALVIAFTPLLDSRSVQMLQDLAARGFDPVVVYVSAVTHAESLIGLSPAEQVAKRWWAMEQRAKIVGLLRVGLSVVEWDGAGPIDSCLGPLLSRGTQRVQQVGF, encoded by the coding sequence GTGCAAGATCGTAAGGGCCTCACCTCCAAGTACCTGGCCTACATCACGCTCGCCGGGGTCTCTATCCTAGCATGTGTGGTCACAGGCAGGCTCGAATTCGTGCTCGTCGGACTTCCTTTCGTGGTGGCCCTCGGGCTCCGCGTCCTAGAACGTATGGAGCCGGACTACTCCGTTGAGCTTGAACCTGTGCGGAGTCGGTGGTTTGAGGGAGAGACCGCTATTGTCCGCGCCAGAGTGTCCACCCGCACTCACCTACCCCTTCTTGAGGTCAACCACGTAGTCCTGCATGGTGCCGACGAACCCCGCACCGCCGAGCGCATTGTGGTGTCCATGAACACCGGCGACGTGCGGGACTTGACGTTCGAGATGGCTCTTCCATCACGTGGTGCGTATATCTTAGGCCAGCTGGAATGCAGGGTACTGTCTGGAGCGGGGCTCGTGTGGAGCGGGTACCGCTCAGTCCCCGGAACTCAGATATTCGTCTACCCCGAGGTCCGGGAGGTCAGGTTCTCGCGGGGGTCCGCCCGCCGCACCCGGTTGTACAATGGGGACTACACCTCCCGAACACCCGGTGAGGGGATCGACCTTTCGGGCGTCCGCGAGTACGCGTCGGGCGACGCGACCAGGCAAGTCAACTGGCGTGTATCATCTCGTTGGGCGAGTCTGTTCGTAAACGAGCGGCTCCAAGAGCGGAACATGGATGTGGTGATACTCGTGGATTCCCTACGTGACGTGGGCCCCGCGGCCTACACCGCCCTCGACTCCGCCGCCAGGGCTGCAGCTAGCATCGCCCTTCACTATCTCAAGCGGAAAGACCGAGTTGGGTTCATTGAGTACGGCGGGACTATGGCATGGACTACGCCCCAGGCAGGCAAGAGGCAGTTCTACGTGATTCTCGAGAGGCTCGCGCGGATGCGGGTCTTCGAGAGCTACGCGTTTCGGGAGATCGGGGCGATCCCAAAGAGAGTCCTGCCTCCCGGCGCCCTGGTGATCGCCTTCACGCCTCTTCTCGATTCCAGGTCTGTCCAGATGCTCCAGGACCTTGCGGCCCGCGGTTTCGATCCGGTTGTTGTCTATGTCTCTGCAGTCACCCACGCTGAAAGCCTCATAGGGCTATCCCCTGCCGAACAGGTGGCCAAGCGGTGGTGGGCCATGGAACAACGTGCGAAGATTGTGGGCCTGCTCAGAGTGGGCCTCTCCGTCGTAGAGTGGGACGGGGCCGGACCCATTGACTCGTGCCTTGGGCCTCTTCTGAGCCGGGGTACCCAGCGTGTGCAGCAAGTTGGGTTTTAG
- a CDS encoding gamma-glutamyltransferase family protein, protein MKLRLVAAMILVAVLGMFTVSAPITASDMTRPTILGTHHMVACGHWLATYTGNRILERGGNAFDAGAAMVLAQSVLENNLFGFGGEVPILIYSAKDRQVYSIDGNMASPKSVDFDWFIEQGIAAIPGDGLLPAGVPAVLDALILLLDKWGTMSFSEVCHDAWLYASEGFPMYNSVRNSIISMEKRFRTEWPSSAEVYLPGGRVPDFGEIFYQKDLARTFERLMEAEQAALVAGKTRSEALRAVRDRFYLGDIAEEIVKFQKENAFMDDTGTPHTGNLTMEDFTSYSAKLREPWMVNYRGYEVYKCGPWTQGPVFLQQLNLLENFDLKALKYNTAHYWHVIIETAKLAHADKDRYYGDPDFVYVPKEGLLSKEYARERVKLIDMGKALNEHIPGDPSPWDGKKGWIPPTTTIASDANLQPVEVAADYMNLHVHDTTGTRAVDKDGNMFSATPSGGWFTSSPLIPGLGFMLGTRGQMFHLTDPKAPTAYYPGARPCTTLTPTLVLKDGKPFAVFGTPGGDTQDQYTLQTFINVAEFGMEVQSAIDGPKAVSYNFPSLFYPYTQRLGAMAVNRGVPQEVVDELNNRGHKCTYISGTFSDATTMIMKHPETGVLHGGASPARDKQYVIGW, encoded by the coding sequence ATGAAACTGAGACTCGTTGCGGCGATGATTCTCGTGGCTGTCCTCGGAATGTTCACTGTGAGCGCGCCCATCACCGCGAGCGACATGACCCGGCCCACGATTCTTGGGACGCATCACATGGTTGCGTGCGGCCACTGGCTTGCCACCTATACAGGCAACAGGATTCTGGAACGAGGGGGCAATGCCTTTGATGCGGGCGCGGCCATGGTGCTGGCGCAGTCGGTGTTAGAGAACAACCTGTTCGGATTCGGCGGTGAGGTTCCGATTCTCATCTACTCGGCGAAGGATAGGCAAGTGTACTCGATAGACGGGAATATGGCCTCGCCGAAAAGTGTGGATTTCGATTGGTTCATCGAGCAAGGCATTGCGGCGATCCCCGGCGACGGGTTGTTGCCGGCGGGTGTTCCAGCGGTCCTGGACGCCCTCATATTGCTGCTGGACAAATGGGGCACCATGAGCTTCTCTGAGGTCTGCCATGACGCCTGGCTTTACGCCTCCGAGGGCTTTCCAATGTACAACAGCGTCCGCAACAGCATAATCAGCATGGAGAAGCGGTTCCGCACGGAATGGCCGAGTTCCGCAGAAGTATATCTCCCCGGCGGCCGGGTGCCGGATTTCGGAGAAATCTTCTACCAGAAGGACCTGGCTCGAACCTTCGAGCGGCTGATGGAGGCAGAGCAGGCCGCGCTGGTTGCCGGCAAGACAAGGTCAGAGGCTCTGCGTGCGGTGCGTGACAGGTTCTACCTGGGCGATATCGCGGAGGAGATAGTCAAGTTCCAGAAGGAAAACGCCTTCATGGATGATACTGGCACTCCACACACCGGGAACCTGACCATGGAGGACTTCACGTCCTACAGTGCCAAACTGCGTGAGCCCTGGATGGTCAACTACCGGGGATACGAGGTCTACAAGTGCGGCCCGTGGACGCAGGGGCCAGTTTTCCTCCAGCAACTGAATCTCCTAGAGAACTTCGACCTCAAGGCCCTCAAGTACAACACAGCACATTACTGGCACGTCATAATCGAAACCGCTAAGCTGGCCCATGCTGACAAGGACCGGTACTACGGTGACCCTGACTTCGTCTATGTCCCCAAGGAGGGACTGCTCTCCAAGGAGTACGCTCGGGAACGCGTCAAGCTCATTGATATGGGTAAGGCACTCAACGAGCACATCCCGGGTGACCCGTCACCTTGGGACGGCAAGAAGGGCTGGATTCCGCCGACAACCACAATCGCTTCTGATGCCAATCTCCAACCTGTCGAGGTCGCGGCTGATTACATGAACCTCCACGTCCACGACACCACCGGGACCCGCGCTGTTGACAAGGACGGCAACATGTTCTCCGCGACCCCCAGCGGAGGCTGGTTCACTTCGTCGCCGCTGATCCCTGGGTTAGGATTCATGCTGGGAACCAGGGGTCAGATGTTCCACCTTACAGATCCAAAAGCGCCCACAGCATACTACCCCGGTGCCAGACCGTGCACTACCCTCACTCCAACTCTTGTCCTAAAGGACGGGAAACCGTTCGCGGTGTTCGGAACACCAGGCGGCGATACGCAGGATCAGTACACCCTCCAGACCTTCATCAATGTGGCCGAATTCGGGATGGAGGTTCAGTCGGCTATTGACGGCCCCAAGGCTGTGAGCTACAACTTCCCGAGCCTGTTCTATCCATATACCCAGAGACTAGGGGCCATGGCGGTGAACAGGGGTGTCCCTCAGGAGGTTGTGGATGAGCTGAATAATCGAGGTCACAAGTGTACTTACATCAGCGGGACATTCAGCGACGCGACCACCATGATCATGAAGCATCCCGAAACCGGGGTCCTGCACGGCGGCGCAAGCCCGGCCAGGGATAAGCAGTATGTCATTGGCTGGTAA
- a CDS encoding DUF4129 domain-containing protein yields MRVLGFLILLMCLGTMFVLGLASTWPEGPDSFQRGPGRAVDPSDVLVYIFAGLVALGTVMLALGLAWVMASRRKRKKDEDERVQESPKVPVWQGIAAVALMCLAAAAILIPVISSLKSGEVPTSLPGLEISPGDVPEYEPGQRGPVYTDPRIRGSAWDWWFLILVGAAIVASLVYAGLLIAGRRTREEGVPASAEPSESIPNMASEFAEIALAELEREPDTRLAVIRCYEQFLLLAEKLGFPAQPHYTPEEYVAKALALFPIPSAVLWSLTELFERARFSEHRMSAEDRAAAISALAEIRSVCRGS; encoded by the coding sequence GTGAGAGTACTCGGTTTCCTCATCCTTCTGATGTGTCTGGGCACCATGTTCGTCTTGGGCCTGGCAAGCACCTGGCCCGAGGGGCCTGATTCTTTCCAACGCGGCCCCGGTCGCGCCGTCGACCCCAGCGATGTTCTGGTCTACATCTTCGCAGGGCTTGTTGCCCTGGGCACTGTCATGCTCGCACTCGGTCTGGCCTGGGTCATGGCGAGCCGGAGGAAGAGGAAGAAAGACGAAGACGAGCGCGTCCAAGAGTCTCCCAAGGTCCCTGTCTGGCAGGGGATCGCCGCGGTTGCCCTCATGTGCCTCGCGGCGGCGGCCATACTCATCCCCGTGATATCTTCGCTCAAGAGCGGCGAAGTTCCGACCTCTCTGCCCGGCCTCGAGATCTCGCCGGGAGATGTACCAGAGTACGAGCCTGGGCAACGCGGTCCGGTCTATACTGACCCGCGCATCCGAGGCTCTGCCTGGGATTGGTGGTTCTTGATCCTAGTCGGTGCCGCGATCGTTGCTTCGCTGGTCTACGCAGGGCTTCTGATTGCAGGGCGGCGCACTCGCGAAGAAGGGGTGCCCGCTTCAGCGGAACCGTCGGAATCTATCCCGAACATGGCCTCTGAGTTCGCCGAAATTGCCCTGGCCGAGCTTGAGCGCGAACCCGATACCAGGCTTGCTGTGATCAGATGCTACGAGCAGTTTCTTCTGCTTGCCGAGAAGCTGGGCTTCCCGGCGCAGCCCCACTACACGCCCGAGGAGTATGTTGCCAAAGCCCTCGCGCTGTTCCCAATTCCGTCTGCAGTTCTCTGGAGCCTCACCGAGCTGTTCGAGAGGGCGAGGTTCAGCGAGCATCGGATGTCGGCCGAGGATCGCGCGGCCGCCATATCTGCCCTGGCCGAGATAAGGAGTGTCTGCCGTGGATCGTGA
- a CDS encoding gamma-glutamyltransferase family protein, whose amino-acid sequence MSVFNIKWLHRHFTSAAKIVLAVAIVASMSVSRVEGATYRPVVRGLNGAVSAGHPLVADVALQVLKDGGNAIDAGVAATLATCVLEHTHHSFGGESPILVYTAKTGTAVAINGVGPAPVAATAEFFLDTVGGIPDEDSILNAPVPGTFDALILALDKYGTMNLARVMAPAIHYAEVGHPVDAYIAGWIDNAKDIVGRWPTSSSVFLPGGQPPKAGDIWKQPDLARMMRTLVEVEAANAHNGRSAALKAVRDEFYKGSIAQTVAKFMEENGGLITMEDMAAYEARIEEPWTTEYKGYTLITNGTYTQAPAFLQAMNILEPFDLKALGHNSPAYIHLVSQAIMLAMADRHAYYGDPDFVEVPKEGLLSKQYAAERRKLIDPARAVPFFPPGDAWKYQPGGRAHLAGTHVANLTSSAPTDYEDPRVVDATDTIYLCVIDRDGNMFSTTSSNNMGPRRSGVVPGNLGFVLSGRLRQFSLDPDNANYILPGKRPRITPCPALVLKDGQPWMTLGSPGEDVQVQVLVQTFLNVVEFGMDPQEAVEAARFRTFAFPASQHPQAIFQRRVNVEARIPESVVQELTALGWDARTEPDWQGVNGGAAMIIRDPNTGALAAGADPRRACYAASW is encoded by the coding sequence ATGTCAGTGTTCAACATTAAGTGGCTGCACCGGCACTTTACATCTGCTGCCAAGATAGTCCTTGCTGTTGCGATTGTAGCGTCAATGTCCGTTTCTAGGGTAGAGGGAGCAACTTACCGACCAGTGGTAAGAGGGTTGAACGGAGCGGTTTCGGCCGGACATCCACTAGTGGCCGATGTTGCTTTGCAGGTCCTAAAAGATGGGGGAAACGCGATAGATGCTGGTGTAGCTGCCACATTGGCAACATGTGTCCTTGAACACACCCATCACAGCTTCGGCGGCGAGTCCCCCATACTGGTTTACACGGCAAAGACGGGCACTGCCGTAGCCATAAACGGCGTGGGACCCGCTCCGGTTGCGGCCACGGCAGAGTTCTTCCTCGATACAGTGGGAGGCATTCCTGACGAGGACAGCATACTTAATGCCCCGGTGCCCGGGACCTTCGATGCCCTGATACTTGCACTTGACAAGTATGGCACCATGAACCTTGCTCGAGTCATGGCCCCTGCCATACACTATGCCGAGGTTGGCCACCCTGTGGATGCATACATAGCCGGATGGATAGACAATGCCAAGGACATAGTGGGTAGATGGCCCACGTCGTCTTCAGTCTTCCTTCCCGGCGGGCAACCACCAAAGGCAGGGGACATCTGGAAACAGCCTGATTTAGCTAGGATGATGAGGACGCTTGTCGAGGTGGAGGCGGCAAACGCCCATAATGGCAGAAGTGCAGCCCTCAAGGCAGTCAGAGACGAGTTCTACAAGGGCAGCATAGCCCAGACCGTAGCCAAGTTCATGGAGGAGAACGGCGGCCTCATCACCATGGAGGACATGGCTGCCTACGAGGCAAGAATCGAAGAACCGTGGACTACCGAATACAAGGGCTACACTCTAATCACCAATGGTACATACACCCAGGCACCGGCATTTCTTCAGGCAATGAACATACTCGAACCCTTCGATCTCAAGGCTCTCGGTCACAACAGCCCCGCCTATATTCACCTCGTGAGCCAGGCGATAATGCTGGCCATGGCGGACAGGCACGCATACTACGGCGACCCAGACTTCGTAGAGGTACCCAAAGAGGGGCTTCTTTCAAAGCAGTACGCTGCTGAGAGGCGAAAGCTGATAGACCCAGCCAGGGCAGTGCCATTTTTCCCTCCGGGCGATGCGTGGAAGTATCAACCGGGCGGACGCGCGCATCTAGCTGGAACACACGTAGCCAACCTGACGTCAAGCGCCCCAACCGATTATGAGGATCCTCGCGTGGTGGACGCCACTGACACGATTTACCTCTGTGTCATAGACAGAGACGGCAACATGTTCTCAACCACATCCAGCAACAACATGGGACCGCGACGAAGCGGCGTGGTTCCTGGGAATCTTGGGTTTGTGCTCAGCGGACGTCTGCGACAGTTCTCACTTGATCCCGATAACGCCAACTACATACTGCCAGGCAAACGACCTCGCATAACTCCGTGCCCGGCTCTAGTCCTGAAGGATGGCCAGCCATGGATGACTCTCGGTAGCCCGGGAGAAGACGTGCAGGTTCAGGTGCTAGTGCAGACCTTCCTGAACGTAGTGGAGTTCGGCATGGATCCGCAGGAAGCTGTGGAGGCTGCAAGGTTCAGAACTTTCGCGTTCCCGGCCTCTCAGCACCCCCAGGCCATATTCCAGAGAAGAGTCAATGTGGAGGCCAGGATTCCTGAGTCAGTCGTTCAGGAACTGACCGCGTTGGGATGGGATGCCAGGACCGAGCCCGACTGGCAGGGCGTCAACGGCGGCGCGGCCATGATAATTCGCGATCCAAATACGGGCGCTTTAGCAGCCGGAGCCGACCCACGCCGGGCTTGCTATGCCGCGAGTTGGTAA
- a CDS encoding C69 family dipeptidase: MYKAKALWAWMLAILVLVVSAPVVHACTGFMVGKDASVDGSTMITIQQDTTSYDFDLVYVPAKDHPPGTIKKLVDYPQWLRNFDLHGNPIDAETQYTGVEIPEVPHTYAYMRSLFGVMNEHQVSMGMYTIYPRPELRQGEDGVADGKLKMTTLSFVAMERAKTAREAIKVITELAEKYGFGSEYSAGKNLIIADPNEIWQLHMVQVGPWEPDSGEPGAVWAAQRVPDDHVAVGCNGFVITELDLDNPDYFMASSNVKTLAIKNGWWDPDSGKPFNFAQAYKGTVEGLGTLQRHWRGYSLIAPHVKLPRGEEALAYKGPEGEYYQYPFSVKAEKKISVADLNVFVRDVYEGTEYDLTRGPLAGPFGTWHRTQGSSFRVGDERVQEARGIQADSSQFTEICQMRGWLPNEIGGIVWWAPGPPKAAVRVPFYIGITELSKEYSEGNNHMRFKYGFEWGKTAGWAAVFVNTFGDVMYNYIIKDVVEFQNKIEGQTFSLVPAIDKVALSLYESDPVAARKFLTQWSNQFAEAAVKQHWDFAGHLIWKYHNRLIWEPTIAQSPKMQDADWWIQKALEWQKQVRQQ, translated from the coding sequence GTGTACAAGGCAAAGGCGCTTTGGGCATGGATGTTGGCCATACTCGTCCTGGTTGTGTCAGCCCCTGTAGTTCATGCATGCACAGGTTTCATGGTCGGCAAGGACGCTTCAGTGGACGGCAGCACGATGATCACGATTCAACAAGACACTACCAGCTACGACTTTGATTTGGTTTATGTTCCCGCCAAGGATCACCCGCCGGGAACTATCAAGAAGTTGGTGGACTATCCCCAGTGGCTGCGCAACTTCGATCTGCACGGCAATCCAATTGATGCCGAAACTCAGTACACTGGTGTGGAGATCCCAGAAGTGCCTCACACGTATGCATACATGAGAAGCCTTTTCGGGGTCATGAATGAGCACCAGGTATCCATGGGCATGTATACCATCTACCCTCGGCCAGAGCTGCGACAGGGAGAAGATGGAGTGGCTGATGGTAAGCTCAAGATGACCACTCTGTCGTTCGTCGCCATGGAGCGGGCCAAGACTGCACGAGAGGCTATCAAAGTCATCACAGAACTGGCCGAAAAGTATGGGTTTGGAAGTGAGTACTCGGCGGGGAAGAACTTGATCATAGCTGATCCTAACGAGATATGGCAGCTTCACATGGTGCAAGTTGGACCTTGGGAGCCCGACTCCGGAGAACCAGGCGCCGTGTGGGCCGCGCAGAGGGTGCCTGATGACCATGTGGCAGTAGGCTGCAATGGATTTGTCATCACTGAGCTTGATCTGGACAACCCAGACTATTTCATGGCATCGAGCAACGTGAAGACGCTAGCCATCAAGAACGGCTGGTGGGATCCGGACAGTGGAAAGCCTTTCAATTTCGCTCAGGCCTACAAGGGGACTGTGGAAGGCCTGGGGACGCTGCAACGCCACTGGCGCGGCTACAGCCTCATAGCTCCCCATGTCAAGCTTCCCCGCGGGGAGGAGGCGTTGGCCTACAAGGGACCTGAAGGCGAGTACTACCAGTATCCATTCTCGGTGAAGGCTGAGAAGAAAATCTCAGTGGCAGATCTGAATGTGTTCGTACGCGACGTGTACGAAGGCACTGAATATGACCTGACCAGAGGCCCCCTGGCCGGCCCGTTTGGCACCTGGCACCGCACCCAGGGTTCTTCCTTCAGGGTAGGAGACGAAAGGGTGCAGGAGGCCAGGGGAATACAGGCAGACTCAAGTCAGTTCACCGAGATCTGCCAGATGCGGGGCTGGCTGCCCAACGAGATCGGTGGGATCGTGTGGTGGGCACCAGGTCCTCCTAAGGCCGCTGTGCGCGTTCCCTTCTACATCGGAATAACCGAACTGAGCAAGGAGTACAGCGAGGGGAACAACCACATGCGGTTCAAGTACGGCTTTGAGTGGGGCAAGACTGCCGGTTGGGCGGCTGTCTTCGTCAATACCTTCGGGGATGTAATGTACAACTACATAATCAAGGACGTAGTGGAATTCCAGAACAAGATAGAGGGCCAGACTTTCTCACTTGTGCCGGCAATAGACAAAGTCGCACTCAGTCTCTATGAGTCTGATCCAGTTGCAGCGAGGAAGTTCTTGACACAGTGGTCCAATCAGTTCGCTGAAGCCGCTGTGAAACAACACTGGGACTTCGCCGGACACCTGATCTGGAAGTACCACAACAGACTCATCTGGGAGCCGACCATAGCCCAATCCCCCAAGATGCAGGACGCAGACTGGTGGATTCAGAAGGCTCTGGAGTGGCAGAAACAGGTGAGACAGCAGTAG
- the arcC gene encoding carbamate kinase — MDNNKTIVVALGGNAILQPGQKGTAQEQLKNVDDTAAQVAQLIAAGYRVVLTHGNGPQVGALLIQHEAGSAQVPALPLDVCGAQSQGQIGYMLQQCLGKRLAELGIAKPVVTVVTQMLVSLDDPAFQKPNKPVGPFYSEEIARRRMAATGEVWVDDAGRGWRRVVASPDPISIVERGAILALIESGAVVIANGGGGIPVVKRDGYYAGVEAVIDKDLGAERLAMDVNADVLLILTDVPRVALNYKQPNQVDLDAMTLEDVTRYHKEGQFKAGSMGPKVEACRRFVEAGGEVAIIASLANAIDALAGTAGTRVISGKRG, encoded by the coding sequence TTGGACAACAACAAGACCATCGTGGTGGCCCTCGGCGGCAACGCCATTCTTCAGCCGGGCCAGAAGGGCACGGCCCAGGAGCAGCTCAAGAACGTTGATGATACCGCGGCCCAGGTGGCCCAGTTGATCGCCGCGGGGTACCGGGTAGTCCTGACCCACGGGAACGGCCCGCAGGTCGGGGCCCTGTTGATCCAGCATGAGGCCGGGTCTGCGCAAGTGCCGGCGCTGCCTCTGGATGTATGCGGGGCACAGTCACAGGGCCAGATCGGGTACATGCTGCAGCAGTGCCTCGGCAAGAGACTGGCCGAGCTCGGCATCGCAAAACCCGTGGTCACAGTCGTCACCCAGATGCTCGTGAGCCTGGACGACCCTGCCTTCCAGAAGCCGAACAAGCCTGTGGGCCCGTTCTACTCCGAAGAGATCGCCCGCAGGCGCATGGCCGCCACCGGCGAGGTGTGGGTGGATGACGCCGGCCGGGGTTGGAGACGGGTGGTTGCGTCGCCGGATCCCATAAGCATCGTGGAGAGAGGAGCCATCCTCGCCCTGATCGAATCTGGCGCTGTGGTCATAGCCAACGGTGGCGGCGGCATACCCGTGGTGAAAAGAGACGGCTACTACGCTGGTGTGGAAGCAGTGATCGACAAGGACCTCGGTGCTGAACGCTTGGCGATGGATGTCAATGCGGACGTTCTTCTCATCCTCACAGACGTGCCCCGCGTCGCGCTCAACTACAAGCAGCCGAACCAGGTGGACCTGGATGCGATGACTTTGGAGGATGTGACCAGGTACCATAAGGAAGGTCAGTTCAAAGCGGGTAGCATGGGGCCGAAGGTGGAGGCGTGCAGGAGGTTCGTCGAGGCAGGGGGCGAAGTCGCCATCATAGCCTCCCTCGCGAACGCCATAGACGCCCTGGCAGGTACAGCGGGCACGAGGGTCATCTCCGGCAAGCGGGGGTGA
- a CDS encoding UbiX family flavin prenyltransferase, whose product MRLVVGMSGASGAIYGVRLLEVLRSLRVETHLVMSEWAETIVEDETGHTAASVRSIADHSYGPYDLLSAVASGSFLTDGMIVAPCSMKTLAGIASGYTDNLLLRAADVSLKERRKLVLLTRESPLGLIHLENMIRVTRAGGIIVPPVPSFYTQPTSVSDIVDQTVGRVLDLFGLTRHGLVQRWGEDLAHGTDCSEPQ is encoded by the coding sequence ATGAGGCTCGTTGTGGGCATGTCGGGTGCATCCGGAGCGATCTACGGGGTCAGGCTCCTGGAGGTCCTGAGATCACTCCGGGTAGAGACACATCTGGTAATGAGCGAATGGGCGGAGACTATTGTGGAGGATGAGACCGGGCACACGGCGGCCAGCGTGAGGAGTATCGCAGATCACTCCTACGGGCCTTACGATCTTCTTTCGGCCGTGGCAAGCGGGTCCTTTCTCACAGATGGGATGATAGTGGCCCCATGCAGCATGAAAACTCTGGCCGGCATAGCATCTGGGTACACGGATAACCTCCTGCTTCGGGCGGCTGATGTCAGCCTGAAGGAACGGCGGAAGCTCGTCCTCCTCACACGAGAGAGCCCTCTCGGCCTTATCCACCTGGAGAACATGATCCGGGTCACTCGAGCGGGTGGGATCATAGTCCCTCCTGTCCCATCTTTCTACACTCAGCCCACAAGTGTTTCGGACATCGTCGACCAGACGGTGGGCCGGGTTCTGGACCTGTTTGGGCTGACCCGCCATGGGCTAGTACAGAGGTGGGGCGAGGATCTGGCGCATGGCACTGATTGCTCTGAACCCCAATAA
- a CDS encoding MoxR family ATPase, with amino-acid sequence MTSVDFGWVRGKCREIVEAVSRAVVGKDDVLESALMGIVANGHLLLEDVPGVAKTLAAESFARVLDLEFRRIQFVPDLLPGDVTGGFVYSPRRETFEFRPGPIFANLVLADEVNRGTPKTQSALLEAMQERHVTVEGQCFPLTLPFLVIATQNPIEFEGTYPLPEAQVDRFIARLRIGYPSPEAERNMLNRRQERKSDDLDLAPVVTKDELLRIQAAVENVYVSPDVEEYIVRIVWETRNDRRLQLGASPRGSLAVFKLARARAAIRGRDFVTPEDVKAVAVPALAHRLLLRTELWVDRVPNEEILNDILTIVPTPKVAQGGE; translated from the coding sequence ATGACTTCAGTTGACTTCGGATGGGTCCGCGGCAAGTGCCGTGAGATCGTGGAAGCCGTCAGCCGCGCAGTCGTGGGCAAAGATGATGTACTCGAGTCGGCCCTCATGGGGATAGTGGCCAACGGGCACCTACTCCTTGAGGATGTCCCTGGGGTCGCCAAGACCCTTGCAGCTGAGAGCTTCGCACGTGTCCTGGACCTGGAGTTCAGGCGGATCCAGTTCGTTCCTGACCTCCTGCCCGGCGACGTCACGGGCGGGTTTGTCTACAGCCCTCGTCGGGAGACTTTCGAGTTCAGGCCCGGACCCATCTTTGCGAATCTCGTGCTCGCGGACGAAGTGAACCGCGGCACTCCCAAGACCCAGTCGGCACTTCTCGAGGCGATGCAGGAGCGGCACGTGACCGTGGAGGGGCAGTGCTTCCCGTTGACACTTCCCTTTCTCGTGATCGCCACTCAGAACCCCATTGAGTTCGAAGGCACCTACCCTCTTCCCGAGGCTCAGGTGGACAGGTTCATCGCCCGTCTGCGCATCGGTTACCCCTCACCCGAGGCCGAGCGGAACATGCTCAACCGCCGGCAAGAGCGCAAGAGCGACGATTTGGACCTCGCCCCGGTGGTCACCAAGGACGAGCTGCTCCGGATCCAGGCTGCGGTCGAGAACGTATACGTCAGCCCAGATGTCGAGGAGTACATCGTCCGTATCGTCTGGGAGACTCGGAACGATCGACGCCTGCAACTCGGCGCGTCACCCCGCGGCAGCCTGGCTGTCTTCAAGCTCGCCCGCGCAAGGGCTGCCATCCGTGGTCGGGACTTCGTCACGCCCGAAGACGTGAAGGCCGTGGCGGTGCCTGCTCTAGCCCACAGACTCCTGCTCCGCACGGAACTCTGGGTGGACCGGGTGCCCAACGAAGAGATCCTGAACGACATTCTGACAATCGTGCCAACTCCAAAGGTTGCCCAGGGAGGAGAGTAG